Genomic window (Thermomicrobiales bacterium):
CATTTGCGTCGCCGGGCGGGCGCGGTTTGCAATCGCCACGTGGTGAAATCTGCGAATCCCGCTCGCTCGAATGCGATGGCGCTCTGGCCCAACACGAAATGGCGGCAATGCATCACGGACGGCGGCAGCCGCTGCAGCGAATACATCATCGCGTTCATATCCGGTTCGGTCTCGGTCGCCCCGGCATGTAGGGATGGCGCCGCGGTGATATGCGCTGGCTCGAAGCTGGAGACGCTCACGGCACCTGAGCTTTCCAGGAGCGTGGTGTAGGTGCGAACGTAGAGATCGACTTCGCGTTGGTCCGCGCCGGGCTGCGCACGCGCGCCCACGCGCCGAATCTGGTCCGCCGCGCCCATGTCGCGTCCGCTGTTCTCCCGTTGCTCCCGCATTGTGTCCCTCGATTGCTGCGACGCCGACGCGTTGTCGGGAGTATATCGGGGCATCATGGCAGCTCGTCGATCGCGCCCCGTCGACAGAATGTGACTCGACGCTATGAGCGGATGGCTACATCAGCCGTTGTTCGCGCTCGAGGTGCGAATCGCCCTGAATCGATAGGTCGAGCGCCATCCACATGGTGCGTGACCAGGGAAAGAAGATCACCGGCAACAAGATTGCTGTGCCGATGGCCAGCGCCTCCTGCTGGTAGAGCGAAAGATTGCTGCGCAGCAAGATGATCACGATGATGATCACACCGACGATCTCAGCGCCGACGAGATTGACAGCGTAGCCGCCAACGAAATATCCCGGCTCGGGTTCGAATCGGTAGCCGCAGCGTGGGCAACACGTCTTGATCCAGAATGGGTATTTGATGATGCCCCCCTGACCGCAATAGGGGCATTGCAGCAGCAGGCCGCGTTTCAGCAGTGTGCGACGACGTGCTGAGCCTTCGGCGGGCAGATTGCGCTGCATCGGTTGCGGAATGCACATCTCGTCCGGATGAGCAGCGTTCGCATGCGTCGGTTGCGACGGTTGTGTGGATGTCTTTGGCATGAGCCTCCCCGGAAAAGCCGGGCCTTCACTACAATGGAGTTCTTCTCTCGCTCCATGGGCACGACGATGTTGACGACTGGCGGACACGTGCAGCGGTTCTTGGCGGACTCCGCATGA
Coding sequences:
- a CDS encoding DUF983 domain-containing protein, with protein sequence MPKTSTQPSQPTHANAAHPDEMCIPQPMQRNLPAEGSARRRTLLKRGLLLQCPYCGQGGIIKYPFWIKTCCPRCGYRFEPEPGYFVGGYAVNLVGAEIVGVIIIVIILLRSNLSLYQQEALAIGTAILLPVIFFPWSRTMWMALDLSIQGDSHLEREQRLM